From one Mesoplodon densirostris isolate mMesDen1 chromosome 19, mMesDen1 primary haplotype, whole genome shotgun sequence genomic stretch:
- the LOC132479859 gene encoding protein CEBPZOS-like, whose protein sequence is MDPLTKQIFKGVLVAELVGIFGGYFLFRKMYTSQEFRQTMSKKFPFILEDYCKSTEHSGMYGIREQDQEKWLNSKN, encoded by the coding sequence ATGGATCCACTGACAAAGCAGATCTTTAAAGGAGTTTTAGTAGCTGAACTTGTGGGCATTTTTGGAGGATATTTTTTGTTCAGAAAGATGTATACAAGTCAAGAGTTCAGGCAAACAATGAGCAAGAAATTCCCCTTCATCTTGGAAGATTATTGCAAGTCCACTGAACACTCTGGAATGTATGGAATCAGAGAGCAAGATCAAGAAAAGTGGCTGAACagcaaaaattaa
- the CDH1 gene encoding cadherin-1 isoform X1 produces the protein MGPPCRSLSALLLLLQVSSWLCQEPELCNPGFGAESYTFTVPRLHLERGRVLGRVSFEGCTGLPKTVYVSDDTRFKVGTDGVVTVKRPLHLHHPEMSFLVHAWDSTRRKLSTKVTLKAVVHHHHHHHHRHSPSGTQTEVLTFPSSHHGLRRQKRDWVIPPISCPENEKGPFPKALVQIKSNREKETKVFYSITGQGADKPPLHVFIIERETGWLKVTEPLDREAIAKYILFSHAVSSNGEAIEEPMEIVITVTDQNDNKPEFTQEVFKGSVMEGALPGTSVMEVSATDADDDVNTYNAAIAYTILSQEPMLPHDKMFTINDITGVISVLTTGLDRESFPTYTLVVQAADLQGEGLSTTAKAVITVTDTNDNPPIFNPTTYVGLVPENEADVVITTLTVTDADVPNTPAWEAVYTVLNDNEKQFVVITDPVTNEGILKTAKGLDFEAKQQYILHVAVTNVAPFEVTLSTSTATVTVDVVDVNEAPIFMPPQKKVKVPEDFGLGLEITSYTAQEPDRFMEQKITYRIWRDAANWLEINSDTGAIFTRAELDRENVEHVKNSTYTALIIATDNGSPPATGTGTLLLFLDDVNDNGPVPEPRVMDFCQRDPQPHIINIIDPDLPPNTFPFTAELTHGASVNWTIEYNDQEHESLIFKPKKTLEVGDYKINLKLIDNQNKDQVTTLDVHVCDCEGVVINCRKAGPLTEAGLQVPAILGILGGILAFLILILLILLLIRRRRVVKEPLLPPEEDTRDNIYYYDEEGGGEEDQDYDLSQLHRGLDARPEVTRNDVAPTLLSVPHYRPRPANPDEIGNFIDENLKAADSDPTAPPYDSLLVFDYEGSGSEAASLSSLNSSESDQDQDYDYLNEWGSRFKKLADMYGGGEDD, from the exons TGAGTTTTGAAGGATGCACCGGTCTACCAAAGACAGTCTATGTTTCTGATGACACCCGATTCAAAGTGGGCACAGATGGCGTGGTTACAGTCAAACGGCCTTTACACCTTCATCATCCAGAGATGAGTTTTCTTGTCCATGCCTGGGACTCCACCCGCAGGAAGCTCTCCACCAAAGTGACCCTGAAGGCAGTAgtgcaccaccatcaccaccaccatcatcgt CACTCTCCCTCTGGAACCCAGACAGAAGTGCTCACATTTCCCAGCTCCCACCATGGTCTCAGGAGACAGAAGAGAGACTGGGTTATTCCTCCTATCAGCTGCCCAGAAAATGAGAAAGGCCCATTTCCTAAGGCTCTGGTTCAG ATCAAATCTAACagggaaaaagaaaccaaagtttTCTACAGCATCACTGGCCAAGGAGCCGACAAACCTCCTCTTCATGTGTTTATCATTGAAAGAGAAACAGGATGGCTAAAGGTGACGGAGCCTCTGGATAGAGAAGCTATTGCCAAGTACATT CTCTTCTCTCATGCTGTGTCTTCAAACGGGGAAGCAATCGAGGAACCGATGGAGATTGTGATCACCGTGACTGATCAGAATGACAACAAGCCTGAGTTCACCCAGGAGGTCTTCAAGGGGTCTGTCATGGAGGGCGCTCTTCCAG GGACCTCTGTGATGGAGGTCTCAGCCACAGATGCAGACGATGATGTGAACACCTACAACGCTGCCATTGCTTACACCATCCTCAGCCAAGAGCCTATGCTGCCGCATGACAAAATGTTCACCATCAACGATATAACGGGTGTCATCAGTGTGCTCACCACCGGGCTGGACCGGGAG AGTTTTCCCACGTATACCCTGGTAGTTCAAGCTGCAGACCTGCAAGGTGAGGGCTTAAGCACGACCGCAAAAGCTGTGATCACAGTCACTGACACCAACGATAACCCTCCGATCTTCAACCCAACCACG TACGTGGGGTTGGTGCCTGAGAACGAGGCTGACGTGGTCATCACCACACTTACAGTGACCGATGCCGACGTCCCCAATACCCCAGCGTGGGAGGCAGTTTACACAGTATTAAATGATAACGAGAAGCAGTTTGTTGTCATCACAGACCCAGTAACCAATGAAGGCATTTTGAAGACGGCTAAG GGCTTGGATTTTGAGGCCAAGCAGCAGTATATCCTGCATGTGGCAGTGACTAATGTGGCCCCCTTTGAGGTCACTCTCTCCACTTCCACAGCCACTGTCACCGTGGATGTGGTAGATGTGAATGAAGCCCCCATCTTCATGCCTCCTCAGAAGAAAGTGAAAGTGCCCGAGGACTTCGGCTTGGGCCTGGAGATCACGTCCTACACTGCCCAGGAGCCAGACAGATTTATGGAACAGAAGATCAC GTATCGGATTTGGAGGGACGCTGCCAACTGGCTGGAGATTAATTCGGACACGGGTGCCATTTTCACTCGGGCTGAGTTGGACAGAGAGAATGTCGAGCATGTGAAGAACAGCACATACACGGCCCTCATTATAGCCACTGACAATG GTTCTCCACCTGCTACTGGAACAGGAACCCTGCTCCTATTCCTCGATGACGTGAATGACAATGGCCCCGTACCAGAACCTCGGGTCATGGACTTCTGCCAGAGGGATCCACAACCTCACATCATCAACATCATTGATCCTGATCTTCCCCCCAACACTTTTCCCTTCACGGCAGAACTAACACATGGGGCAAGTGTCAACTGGACCATTGAGTACAATGACCAAG AACATGAATCTCTGATTTTTAAGCCAAAGAAAACCCTAGAGGTGGGTGACTACAAAATCAATCTCAAGCTCATAGACAACCAGAACAAAGACCAAGTGACCACCTTAGATGTGCACGTGTGTGACTGTGAAGGGGTCGTCATCAACTGTAGGAAGGCCGGGCCTCTCACCGAAGCAGGATTGCAAGTTCCCGCCATTCTGGGGATTCTTGGAGGCATTCTTGCTTTTCTAA TCCTGATTCTGCTGATTCTGCTACTTATTCGGAGGAGAAGGGTAGTCAAAGAGCCCTTACTGCCCCCAGAAGAAGACACCCGGGACAACATTTATTACTATGATGAAGAAGGAGGTGGAGAAGAAGACCAG GACTATGACCTGAGCCAGCTACACAGGGGCCTGGATGCTCGGCCCGAAGTGACTCGCAATGATGTGGCACCAACCCTCCTGAGTGTGCCCCACTATCGACCCCGACCTGCCAATCCTGATGAAATTGGAAACTTTATTGATGAA AACCTGAAGGCAGCTGATAGTGACCCCACCGCCCCACCCTATGACTCTCTGCTGGTGTTTGATTATGAAGGAAGCGGCTCCGAAGCTGCTAGTCTGAGCTCCCTGAATTCCTCAGAGTCAGACCAAGACCAGGACTATGACTACCTGAACGAATGGGGCAGTCGCTTCAAGAAGCTGGCGGACATGTATGGAGGCGGCGAGGACGACTAA
- the CDH1 gene encoding cadherin-1 isoform X2, whose translation MGPPCRSLSALLLLLQVSSWLCQEPELCNPGFGAESYTFTVPRLHLERGRVLGRVSFEGCTGLPKTVYVSDDTRFKVGTDGVVTVKRPLHLHHPEMSFLVHAWDSTRRKLSTKVTLKAVVHHHHHHHHRHSPSGTQTEVLTFPSSHHGLRRQKRDWVIPPISCPENEKGPFPKALVQIKSNREKETKVFYSITGQGADKPPLHVFIIERETGWLKVTEPLDREAIAKYILFSHAVSSNGEAIEEPMEIVITVTDQNDNKPEFTQEVFKGSVMEGALPGTSVMEVSATDADDDVNTYNAAIAYTILSQEPMLPHDKMFTINDITGVISVLTTGLDRESFPTYTLVVQAADLQGEGLSTTAKAVITVTDTNDNPPIFNPTTGLDFEAKQQYILHVAVTNVAPFEVTLSTSTATVTVDVVDVNEAPIFMPPQKKVKVPEDFGLGLEITSYTAQEPDRFMEQKITYRIWRDAANWLEINSDTGAIFTRAELDRENVEHVKNSTYTALIIATDNGSPPATGTGTLLLFLDDVNDNGPVPEPRVMDFCQRDPQPHIINIIDPDLPPNTFPFTAELTHGASVNWTIEYNDQEHESLIFKPKKTLEVGDYKINLKLIDNQNKDQVTTLDVHVCDCEGVVINCRKAGPLTEAGLQVPAILGILGGILAFLILILLILLLIRRRRVVKEPLLPPEEDTRDNIYYYDEEGGGEEDQDYDLSQLHRGLDARPEVTRNDVAPTLLSVPHYRPRPANPDEIGNFIDENLKAADSDPTAPPYDSLLVFDYEGSGSEAASLSSLNSSESDQDQDYDYLNEWGSRFKKLADMYGGGEDD comes from the exons TGAGTTTTGAAGGATGCACCGGTCTACCAAAGACAGTCTATGTTTCTGATGACACCCGATTCAAAGTGGGCACAGATGGCGTGGTTACAGTCAAACGGCCTTTACACCTTCATCATCCAGAGATGAGTTTTCTTGTCCATGCCTGGGACTCCACCCGCAGGAAGCTCTCCACCAAAGTGACCCTGAAGGCAGTAgtgcaccaccatcaccaccaccatcatcgt CACTCTCCCTCTGGAACCCAGACAGAAGTGCTCACATTTCCCAGCTCCCACCATGGTCTCAGGAGACAGAAGAGAGACTGGGTTATTCCTCCTATCAGCTGCCCAGAAAATGAGAAAGGCCCATTTCCTAAGGCTCTGGTTCAG ATCAAATCTAACagggaaaaagaaaccaaagtttTCTACAGCATCACTGGCCAAGGAGCCGACAAACCTCCTCTTCATGTGTTTATCATTGAAAGAGAAACAGGATGGCTAAAGGTGACGGAGCCTCTGGATAGAGAAGCTATTGCCAAGTACATT CTCTTCTCTCATGCTGTGTCTTCAAACGGGGAAGCAATCGAGGAACCGATGGAGATTGTGATCACCGTGACTGATCAGAATGACAACAAGCCTGAGTTCACCCAGGAGGTCTTCAAGGGGTCTGTCATGGAGGGCGCTCTTCCAG GGACCTCTGTGATGGAGGTCTCAGCCACAGATGCAGACGATGATGTGAACACCTACAACGCTGCCATTGCTTACACCATCCTCAGCCAAGAGCCTATGCTGCCGCATGACAAAATGTTCACCATCAACGATATAACGGGTGTCATCAGTGTGCTCACCACCGGGCTGGACCGGGAG AGTTTTCCCACGTATACCCTGGTAGTTCAAGCTGCAGACCTGCAAGGTGAGGGCTTAAGCACGACCGCAAAAGCTGTGATCACAGTCACTGACACCAACGATAACCCTCCGATCTTCAACCCAACCACG GGCTTGGATTTTGAGGCCAAGCAGCAGTATATCCTGCATGTGGCAGTGACTAATGTGGCCCCCTTTGAGGTCACTCTCTCCACTTCCACAGCCACTGTCACCGTGGATGTGGTAGATGTGAATGAAGCCCCCATCTTCATGCCTCCTCAGAAGAAAGTGAAAGTGCCCGAGGACTTCGGCTTGGGCCTGGAGATCACGTCCTACACTGCCCAGGAGCCAGACAGATTTATGGAACAGAAGATCAC GTATCGGATTTGGAGGGACGCTGCCAACTGGCTGGAGATTAATTCGGACACGGGTGCCATTTTCACTCGGGCTGAGTTGGACAGAGAGAATGTCGAGCATGTGAAGAACAGCACATACACGGCCCTCATTATAGCCACTGACAATG GTTCTCCACCTGCTACTGGAACAGGAACCCTGCTCCTATTCCTCGATGACGTGAATGACAATGGCCCCGTACCAGAACCTCGGGTCATGGACTTCTGCCAGAGGGATCCACAACCTCACATCATCAACATCATTGATCCTGATCTTCCCCCCAACACTTTTCCCTTCACGGCAGAACTAACACATGGGGCAAGTGTCAACTGGACCATTGAGTACAATGACCAAG AACATGAATCTCTGATTTTTAAGCCAAAGAAAACCCTAGAGGTGGGTGACTACAAAATCAATCTCAAGCTCATAGACAACCAGAACAAAGACCAAGTGACCACCTTAGATGTGCACGTGTGTGACTGTGAAGGGGTCGTCATCAACTGTAGGAAGGCCGGGCCTCTCACCGAAGCAGGATTGCAAGTTCCCGCCATTCTGGGGATTCTTGGAGGCATTCTTGCTTTTCTAA TCCTGATTCTGCTGATTCTGCTACTTATTCGGAGGAGAAGGGTAGTCAAAGAGCCCTTACTGCCCCCAGAAGAAGACACCCGGGACAACATTTATTACTATGATGAAGAAGGAGGTGGAGAAGAAGACCAG GACTATGACCTGAGCCAGCTACACAGGGGCCTGGATGCTCGGCCCGAAGTGACTCGCAATGATGTGGCACCAACCCTCCTGAGTGTGCCCCACTATCGACCCCGACCTGCCAATCCTGATGAAATTGGAAACTTTATTGATGAA AACCTGAAGGCAGCTGATAGTGACCCCACCGCCCCACCCTATGACTCTCTGCTGGTGTTTGATTATGAAGGAAGCGGCTCCGAAGCTGCTAGTCTGAGCTCCCTGAATTCCTCAGAGTCAGACCAAGACCAGGACTATGACTACCTGAACGAATGGGGCAGTCGCTTCAAGAAGCTGGCGGACATGTATGGAGGCGGCGAGGACGACTAA